One Gemmatimonadota bacterium DNA window includes the following coding sequences:
- a CDS encoding type 1 periplasmic binding fold superfamily protein, with protein MFRHHWNVLTILTAAVFVSAALTFGCADDDDSPTGPSDPEEHEEDDHDDDHDHGPGEEELITTLAITLTPSGGGSPITVRFRDLDGEGGNEPVVDVLAVTSGTDYNGMVEVLNETETPPENITEEVEEEAEAHQFFFETLGGFSAATVEYADKESDYVSNSGADHPVGLAFTLSVPDNAQNGQLRIILSHFDEAPKDGVNQSDETDIDVTFEVLVR; from the coding sequence ATGTTCAGGCATCACTGGAACGTACTGACCATCCTGACCGCCGCCGTATTCGTCTCCGCCGCGTTGACGTTCGGCTGCGCCGATGACGACGACAGTCCCACCGGTCCTTCCGATCCGGAAGAACATGAGGAAGACGACCATGACGACGACCACGACCACGGACCGGGCGAAGAAGAACTCATCACGACGCTTGCGATCACCCTTACGCCCAGTGGCGGAGGATCGCCGATAACCGTGCGATTCCGTGACCTGGACGGTGAAGGCGGCAACGAGCCGGTCGTGGACGTGCTGGCCGTAACTTCCGGAACGGATTACAACGGTATGGTCGAGGTATTGAACGAGACCGAAACCCCGCCGGAGAACATCACCGAGGAGGTGGAAGAGGAAGCTGAGGCCCACCAGTTCTTCTTTGAGACCCTCGGGGGATTCTCAGCGGCTACCGTCGAGTATGCGGACAAGGAATCCGATTACGTGTCGAATTCGGGAGCGGACCATCCCGTTGGCCTCGCGTTTACCCTTTCCGTGCCGGACAACGCGCAGAACGGCCAGTTACGCATCATTCTGAGTCACTTTGATGAAGCACCCAAGGACGGCGTGAACCAGAGCGACGAGACGGACATCGACGTGACCTTCGAAGTCCTCGTGCGTTAA
- a CDS encoding ABC transporter ATP-binding protein: MSGKTMIEAKDLCKYYGSFVAVQDISFTIPEGQIVAFLGPNGAGKSTTMKILSGYLGASAGTAAIAGLDVRRDRLSMSRRLGYLPENGPLYQNMTPLELLRFFGEARGLDRLRLSERLDYVIDRCSLHEALEKPIDKLSRGNKQRVGLAQALLHDPDVLIMDEPTAGLDPNQIRDFRQDIRLLGQTRTILLSTHILQEVDLIADRVLLINEGRIVFDGPPADLRRGGSLEASFHALTGHEGEASSGESGVSGEAASNDEAASGGVTGHGEEADE, translated from the coding sequence GTGTCCGGGAAAACCATGATCGAAGCGAAGGACCTATGCAAGTACTACGGTTCCTTCGTCGCCGTGCAAGACATCTCCTTTACCATACCCGAGGGCCAGATCGTGGCCTTCCTCGGACCGAACGGCGCGGGCAAGTCCACGACGATGAAGATCCTCAGCGGCTACCTGGGCGCCAGCGCGGGCACCGCGGCCATCGCCGGACTCGACGTGAGACGGGACCGCCTCTCCATGTCAAGGCGTCTTGGATACCTCCCGGAGAACGGTCCGCTGTACCAGAACATGACACCGCTGGAACTCCTGCGGTTCTTCGGCGAGGCCCGTGGTCTCGATCGACTCCGGCTGTCCGAGCGCCTGGATTACGTCATCGACCGGTGCAGCCTCCACGAAGCGCTCGAAAAACCCATCGACAAGCTTTCCCGGGGCAACAAGCAGCGGGTCGGTCTGGCGCAGGCCCTGCTCCACGACCCCGATGTGCTCATCATGGACGAACCGACCGCCGGGCTCGATCCCAACCAGATCCGGGACTTCCGCCAGGATATCCGGTTGCTCGGGCAGACCAGGACCATCCTGCTTTCCACCCACATCCTGCAGGAAGTGGACCTCATCGCCGACCGCGTTCTCCTGATCAACGAGGGCAGGATAGTCTTCGATGGCCCGCCTGCCGATCTGCGTCGCGGCGGATCGCTCGAAGCGTCTTTCCACGCCCTTACCGGACACGAAGGGGAGGCGTCGAGTGGCGAGAGTGGCGTGAGTGGCGAGGCGGCGTCGAATGACGAAGCGGCGTCGGGTGGCGTGACCGGACACGGCGAGGAGGCGGACGAATGA
- a CDS encoding ABC transporter, which translates to MNLGPANRINVRLVAAIVRRDLRLAFSNPTGYVFVTLFIFLSAAAAFWQVPFFLNNLANLDQLNAVFPYLLLFFIPALTMGVWAEETRQGTDELLLTLPATDLEIVLGKYLSVVGVYTASLVLSLTHVLVLMFLGSPDLGLMAGNYLGYWLAGAALISAGMLASLLTSHVTIAFILGALFCAAFVLIGPIAGGISDGLRSLLSPLGLFTAFDDFARGVVSFSGLVHFVSVAGLMLYLNVVLIGRRHWPVQAGGYRMGIHHGARAAALVAVVIGLNVILGRAGVRLDVTAEGLHSLSDETVQMLSELDPERPVFIQAFVSPEVPESYVQTRSSLIDVLKELDAVGGSRVQVRIQATEMYTPEAREASERFGITPRELPDLRSARSGFTNVFAGIAVTCGPEEQVIGFLDTGLPVEYELVRSLRVAARADRAKLGILATEVRLFGGFDFNTMQSRQPWAMTEELRKQYDVVQVQPQEDYPDDLDVLLAALPNTLTQPEMDRLSDYIASGNPTLLLTDPLPSFNLALSPSEQKGASANPFAGNQQPAPVPKGDIQGLLRRFGVEWTTGLIVWDQYNPHPGMAHLPPEVVFASPGNENPDTFNQEAVSTASLQELVFIFPGRLQHAGSADFTFTPLVQSGIMSGLTAYSQLVQRNFFGGSQLVLTNIPRRASQNAYTVAAHVTGNADGTAATDDAAGEGAVGTGVSTPVNLVVVADVDFASQQFFDIRRMGAAGLSFDNVTFFLNLMDVLVGDESFIALRSKRVRYRTLETVERQTMAYTEQRVRDEDAAEEEAQAALDQARRRLTARVDEVRQRTDLDEQTRRIMVRNLEEVENRRFETLQTNIEAEKEARIQESKEMMESQVRLIQNTIKNLAALLPPVPVFLLGVFIFLRRRRRENEAAAAARRLRS; encoded by the coding sequence ATGAACCTCGGCCCGGCAAACCGAATCAACGTCCGGCTGGTGGCGGCCATCGTCCGAAGGGACCTGCGCCTGGCCTTCAGCAATCCCACGGGATACGTCTTCGTTACGCTGTTCATCTTCCTCAGCGCGGCCGCCGCGTTCTGGCAGGTCCCGTTCTTCCTGAACAACCTGGCGAACCTCGATCAGCTGAACGCCGTGTTCCCCTACCTGCTGCTCTTCTTCATCCCGGCGCTGACCATGGGCGTCTGGGCCGAGGAAACCCGGCAGGGTACGGATGAACTGCTGCTTACGCTCCCGGCGACGGACCTGGAAATCGTCCTCGGAAAATACCTCTCGGTGGTGGGCGTCTATACGGCCTCGCTCGTGCTGTCCCTGACCCACGTGCTGGTCCTGATGTTTCTCGGCAGTCCCGACCTTGGGCTCATGGCCGGAAATTACCTCGGATACTGGCTCGCCGGCGCCGCCCTGATCTCCGCCGGCATGCTGGCGTCCCTGCTGACCTCGCACGTCACCATCGCCTTCATCCTCGGCGCGCTGTTCTGCGCCGCCTTCGTACTCATCGGACCCATAGCCGGCGGAATCAGCGACGGACTGCGGAGCCTGCTGTCGCCCCTGGGGTTATTTACCGCCTTCGACGACTTCGCGCGCGGCGTCGTCAGTTTCTCCGGACTGGTCCACTTCGTCTCCGTCGCCGGTCTGATGCTGTATCTCAACGTGGTGCTGATCGGTCGGCGCCACTGGCCCGTGCAGGCCGGCGGATACCGGATGGGGATCCACCACGGCGCGAGGGCGGCGGCCCTCGTGGCGGTGGTAATCGGACTGAACGTCATCCTGGGCCGGGCGGGCGTCCGCCTGGACGTAACCGCCGAAGGGCTCCATTCGCTTTCAGACGAGACCGTGCAGATGCTGTCGGAGCTGGACCCGGAGCGTCCCGTATTCATCCAGGCCTTCGTGAGTCCGGAGGTGCCGGAGTCCTACGTACAGACCCGATCGAGCCTGATCGACGTGCTCAAGGAGCTGGACGCCGTGGGCGGCAGCCGGGTCCAGGTTCGGATCCAGGCCACGGAGATGTACACTCCCGAGGCCCGGGAGGCCAGTGAGCGATTCGGCATAACTCCCCGCGAGCTGCCGGACCTGCGCAGTGCCCGATCGGGGTTCACGAACGTCTTCGCCGGGATCGCCGTTACCTGCGGCCCCGAGGAACAGGTGATCGGGTTCCTGGACACCGGACTCCCCGTCGAGTACGAACTGGTGCGCAGTCTGCGCGTGGCCGCCCGGGCGGACCGCGCGAAACTCGGCATACTCGCCACGGAAGTGCGGCTTTTCGGGGGATTCGATTTCAACACCATGCAGAGCCGCCAGCCCTGGGCCATGACCGAAGAGCTGCGCAAGCAGTACGACGTGGTGCAGGTCCAGCCCCAGGAGGACTATCCCGACGACCTGGACGTGCTCCTGGCCGCCCTGCCCAACACCCTGACCCAGCCCGAAATGGACCGGCTGTCGGACTACATCGCCTCGGGGAACCCCACGCTGCTCCTGACGGACCCGCTGCCCTCCTTCAACCTGGCCCTTTCCCCTTCCGAGCAGAAGGGGGCAAGCGCCAATCCCTTCGCCGGCAACCAGCAGCCCGCTCCCGTGCCGAAGGGCGATATCCAGGGCCTGCTGCGCAGGTTCGGCGTGGAATGGACCACCGGCCTGATCGTATGGGACCAGTATAACCCCCACCCCGGCATGGCCCACCTCCCGCCGGAAGTGGTCTTCGCGTCCCCGGGCAACGAGAATCCGGACACCTTCAACCAGGAAGCCGTCAGCACCGCGTCGTTGCAGGAACTCGTCTTCATCTTCCCGGGCCGGCTGCAGCATGCCGGCTCGGCGGACTTCACGTTCACCCCCCTGGTACAAAGCGGCATCATGTCGGGGCTGACCGCCTATTCCCAGCTCGTTCAGCGCAACTTCTTCGGCGGTTCGCAACTGGTGCTCACCAATATCCCGCGGCGCGCTAGTCAGAACGCCTACACGGTGGCGGCCCACGTCACGGGCAACGCGGATGGCACCGCGGCCACGGACGACGCGGCCGGGGAAGGCGCGGTGGGAACCGGAGTAAGTACGCCGGTCAACCTGGTCGTCGTGGCCGACGTGGATTTCGCTTCGCAGCAGTTCTTCGACATACGCCGCATGGGCGCCGCCGGGCTAAGCTTCGACAACGTCACCTTCTTCCTTAACCTCATGGACGTTCTGGTCGGTGACGAGTCCTTCATCGCCCTGCGCAGCAAGCGGGTGCGTTACCGCACGCTCGAGACCGTCGAAAGGCAGACCATGGCCTATACGGAGCAACGGGTCAGGGACGAGGACGCCGCCGAGGAGGAGGCGCAGGCGGCACTGGACCAGGCCCGCCGCCGGCTCACGGCCCGGGTGGACGAGGTCCGCCAGCGGACCGACCTGGACGAACAGACCCGGCGGATCATGGTCCGCAACCTGGAGGAAGTGGAGAATCGGCGGTTCGAGACGCTGCAGACCAATATCGAGGCCGAAAAGGAAGCCAGGATCCAGGAAAGCAAGGAGATGATGGAAAGCCAGGTCCGGCTGATCCAGAACACCATAAAGAACCTGGCCGCCCTGCTTCCGCCCGTGCCGGTCTTCCTCCTGGGCGTATTCATCTTCCTCCGGCGCAGGCGTCGCGAAAACGAAGCGGCCGCCGCCGCGCGGAGGTTGAGGAGCTGA
- a CDS encoding DUF4340 domain-containing protein has product MDETRKTLAFVAAAVVVTAAAFLAAPADPTPEAFSDRGEAFFPDFVDPNDAVSLEVIDFDEATGGIVAFSVAFKGTRWRIPSHHNYPADDKDRLARTAAGLIEVRKDDVVAEIAADHEALGVVDPLDESIASLSGRGKRVTIKDGNDNLLADLIVGRNVPGREGQYRYLRVPGQKRTYAARFDVDVSSRFGDWIEKDLLEVDQARIDQVILKDYSIDEGTRMLNQRDTIVLSKGDADWTANRMRTGQQVDAVKMEDLLKALDELTIVGVRPKPAGLTRSLEDNDEGISITRGDLASLQQKGYYFTGDGQLVSNEGETQVRTEDGVLYTLRFGEIVYGAGDEVTAGLAGASSAGGLGGSGGPGGSGAGSPAGPGENRYLFITTGFDAGLFPEPSRPADLGFQARADSLWTNADRTNADLHEEHETWRQRVDTGRRTSADLNARFAQWYYVISAESFDRIRLRRTDLVTSE; this is encoded by the coding sequence ATGGACGAGACACGCAAGACCCTGGCCTTCGTCGCCGCGGCGGTCGTAGTGACCGCCGCCGCCTTCCTGGCGGCTCCGGCCGACCCGACGCCGGAAGCTTTCTCGGACCGCGGCGAGGCTTTCTTTCCGGACTTCGTCGATCCGAACGACGCGGTCTCCCTCGAGGTCATCGACTTCGACGAAGCGACGGGAGGCATCGTCGCTTTCAGCGTGGCGTTCAAAGGAACGCGCTGGCGCATTCCCTCCCATCACAACTACCCCGCCGACGACAAGGACCGCCTCGCCCGCACGGCCGCCGGACTCATCGAGGTCCGCAAGGACGACGTGGTCGCCGAGATCGCCGCGGACCACGAAGCACTGGGCGTGGTGGACCCGCTGGACGAGTCGATCGCCTCCCTGTCGGGACGCGGCAAGCGCGTTACGATCAAGGATGGAAACGATAACCTGCTCGCCGACCTCATCGTCGGCAGGAACGTCCCGGGCCGGGAAGGCCAGTACCGCTACCTCCGGGTACCCGGCCAGAAGCGGACCTACGCGGCGCGGTTCGACGTGGACGTATCCTCCCGGTTCGGCGACTGGATCGAAAAGGACCTGCTGGAAGTGGACCAGGCGCGTATCGACCAGGTGATTCTGAAAGACTACTCCATAGACGAGGGCACCCGCATGTTGAACCAGCGCGACACGATCGTGCTGTCGAAAGGGGACGCCGACTGGACGGCCAACCGCATGCGGACCGGGCAGCAGGTCGACGCCGTAAAGATGGAAGACCTGCTCAAGGCCCTGGACGAGTTGACCATCGTGGGCGTCCGGCCCAAGCCCGCCGGTCTTACCCGGAGCCTGGAAGACAACGACGAAGGCATCAGCATTACCCGCGGCGATCTGGCCTCGTTACAGCAGAAGGGTTACTACTTCACGGGGGACGGCCAGCTGGTCTCCAACGAAGGCGAAACCCAGGTCCGCACGGAGGACGGCGTCCTCTACACGCTGCGGTTCGGGGAGATCGTGTACGGCGCGGGAGACGAGGTCACGGCCGGTCTGGCAGGCGCGAGTAGTGCGGGCGGTCTGGGCGGCTCGGGCGGCCCCGGCGGATCAGGAGCCGGAAGCCCCGCGGGACCGGGCGAGAACCGGTACCTGTTCATCACGACCGGATTCGACGCCGGCCTCTTCCCGGAACCGTCCAGGCCCGCTGACCTGGGATTCCAGGCCCGGGCGGACTCCCTCTGGACCAATGCCGACCGGACCAATGCCGATCTACACGAAGAACACGAGACCTGGCGGCAGCGCGTCGATACGGGACGCCGGACCTCCGCGGACTTGAACGCCCGTTTCGCCCAGTGGTACTACGTCATATCCGCGGAGAGCTTCGACCGGATCCGCCTGAGGCGCACCGACCTGGTAACCTCCGAGTAA